Proteins encoded within one genomic window of Aquarana catesbeiana isolate 2022-GZ linkage group LG03, ASM4218655v1, whole genome shotgun sequence:
- the LOC141134825 gene encoding olfactory receptor 10A7-like, with amino-acid sequence MLVYYSKTLHSPMYFFLSQLSISDIILITDIAPHMLHIVLHERTSISFSGCITQYYVFSTTEGFECFLLTVMSYDRYLAICSPLHYTSIMKHTLCIQLVLASWSFSCSMTSISTFGISQLEFCGPNVIDHLFCDFNPLVELSCSDTSRVQMEVTLLCVPVLIFPFLVIMVSYTYIVLTILKISSFSGRLKSFSTCSSHLTVVFIFYGTLLAAYLIPKKGQSQTISKIMSLLYTVFTPFVNPFIYSLRNKDIKDSLKTLYTNKRLFIQNLW; translated from the coding sequence ATGTTGGTATATTACAGCAAGACCCTTCATtctcccatgtacttcttcctCTCCCAACTCTCTATATCTGACATTATACTGATCACAGATATTGCTCCTCACATGTTACATATTGTTCTACATGAGAGGACCTCCATATCTTTTTCTGGTTGCATTACTCAATATTATGTCTTTAGCACAACAGAAGGATTTGAATGTTTCCTTCTGACAGTGATGTCCTATGACCGATATCTAGCCATCTGCTCTCCTCTGCATTATACCTCCATTATGAAACATACACTTTGCATTCAACTAGTTCTTGCATCCTGGAGTTTCAGCTGTTCTATGACATCAATATCAACATTTGGCATAAGTCAACTAGAATTCTGTGGACCAAATGTTATTGACCACTTATTTTGCGATTTCAATCCTCTTGTGGAACTTTCTTGCTCGGATACATCCAGAGTTCAAATGGAAGTTACCTTGTTGTGTGTTCCTGTGCTAATATTCCCCTTCCTAGTGATAATGGTTTCATATACTTACATTGTTTTAACAATATTAAAGATATCCTCCTTTTCGGGAAGACTGAAATCCTTTTCCACTTGTAGCTCCCATCTcactgttgtttttatattttatggaaCCCTGCTTGCTGCATATCTGATTCCAAAGAAAGGACAATCACAAACGATCAGTAAGATAATGTCCTTGTTGTATACAGTGTTTACTCCCtttgtaaaccctttcatatacaGCTTGAGGAATAAAGACATTAAGGACAGTTTAAAGACGTTGTATACAAACAAAAGGCTTTTTATTCAAAACCTTTGGTAA